One window from the genome of Phycisphaerales bacterium encodes:
- a CDS encoding penicillin acylase family protein, translating to MLVASGMILAVVFALQSAHEESLEVPVREQVEVPVISQQVYIARDQLGIPTIRGKDMLDTMFGEGFVHGQDRFFQMDIMRRLFAGELSAMIGPSTVPMDRRARYRRPRQLVERLWNALDKDMQTTVQRYCDGVNAGLASLAEPPLEYGILNIAPEAWTPQDSLLVYLTMFQMLHEDGNEELRRGAIKAGLPKELYEFLVWPGDRGDVPLTPDREGVLVPPIPGPALIDLRKDIVVSPPVTDPAHLSPVESGKENPTDELGGQNSNNWAIAGSLTSHGGAIVANDPHLMLQVPNIWYRAVLQWPGVDVGGLTLPGLPGVIIGSTGKVAWGFTNTTGDFRDYIIVEVDPKNTDEYYTPDGQEAFGHVEEVIEVRGGRREILPLQTTRWGVVSDKKWMDQPLVEKWVGLEPEMVNLNILGMLEAENLDDAVEIMRSFYGPSQNVMLADDSGRIGWVVSGYLPKRVGFDGTTPMSWASRDVGWDGALNEENRPMIIDPPSGLLYTANNRTMPFEQASLIGQQWSHPSRAARIKMLLEQTEAHNEQRQLEIQLDTQVPFYDFYREIILESVDPEDRDAELRVIREVINQFNGRADIDQRGLALLQQFHAILRAQMSNALLSQFDHPALEEAPFRINEEPLRQILEERPAHLQPAGYDSWRSWFRSALSTTKQRMEAMDTTWDEPWGDSNRTGVTHLLTDGIPWLGKQFNMPDEPLPGHMRAVRVGQYGFGASARMSVSPGHHEEGIFQMPAGQSGDPRSANYGSMQEAWLNGDPMPFLPGSPVSELVLVPQQPDGNQ from the coding sequence ATGTTAGTTGCTAGTGGAATGATATTGGCGGTTGTATTCGCATTACAGAGTGCGCATGAAGAATCTCTAGAAGTGCCTGTTAGAGAGCAAGTCGAAGTGCCGGTTATCTCTCAGCAGGTTTACATAGCGCGCGATCAACTGGGAATTCCGACCATACGTGGTAAAGATATGCTTGACACGATGTTTGGCGAGGGTTTTGTGCACGGGCAAGACCGATTTTTTCAAATGGATATCATGCGAAGGCTTTTTGCAGGTGAACTCTCTGCCATGATTGGTCCCTCAACGGTTCCTATGGATCGTAGGGCGCGTTATCGCCGGCCGAGGCAGCTCGTTGAACGTCTGTGGAATGCTCTTGATAAAGATATGCAAACCACCGTGCAGCGTTACTGTGATGGTGTTAATGCAGGGCTTGCGAGTTTGGCTGAGCCGCCACTTGAGTATGGTATTTTGAACATTGCTCCAGAGGCCTGGACGCCACAAGATTCGTTGTTGGTGTATCTCACTATGTTCCAGATGTTGCATGAGGATGGCAATGAAGAACTACGTCGAGGTGCGATCAAAGCTGGCTTGCCCAAGGAGCTCTATGAGTTCTTGGTATGGCCCGGTGATCGTGGCGATGTTCCATTGACGCCAGATCGTGAGGGCGTGCTTGTGCCACCGATCCCAGGTCCTGCACTGATTGATCTTCGCAAGGACATTGTGGTGTCGCCGCCGGTGACTGATCCCGCCCATTTATCACCAGTTGAATCAGGAAAAGAAAATCCAACAGATGAATTAGGCGGTCAAAACTCTAATAACTGGGCTATCGCTGGTTCGCTCACATCTCACGGAGGGGCCATTGTTGCCAATGATCCTCATCTCATGTTGCAGGTGCCAAACATCTGGTACCGGGCTGTGTTGCAATGGCCTGGGGTCGATGTTGGGGGACTCACGCTGCCTGGATTGCCGGGGGTCATTATTGGATCGACTGGGAAGGTTGCTTGGGGTTTTACAAATACCACGGGTGACTTTCGTGATTACATTATTGTTGAGGTAGACCCCAAAAATACTGACGAGTACTACACACCAGACGGGCAGGAAGCGTTTGGTCATGTAGAAGAAGTTATTGAAGTTCGTGGTGGGCGACGTGAAATTTTGCCACTGCAAACAACACGCTGGGGTGTTGTCTCTGATAAGAAATGGATGGATCAACCTCTGGTTGAAAAATGGGTTGGCCTTGAGCCAGAGATGGTCAATCTCAATATTCTTGGAATGCTCGAGGCGGAGAATCTTGATGATGCAGTAGAGATCATGCGATCGTTCTACGGTCCCTCGCAAAACGTGATGTTGGCAGATGATTCTGGTCGTATTGGTTGGGTAGTGAGCGGATATTTACCCAAAAGAGTTGGCTTTGATGGTACAACGCCCATGTCTTGGGCAAGTAGAGACGTTGGATGGGATGGGGCGCTCAATGAAGAGAATCGTCCCATGATCATTGATCCACCCAGCGGATTACTCTACACAGCGAATAACCGCACGATGCCATTTGAACAAGCATCCCTTATTGGACAACAATGGTCACACCCAAGTCGAGCAGCGCGCATTAAGATGCTGCTTGAACAAACAGAAGCTCATAATGAGCAGCGGCAGCTTGAGATTCAGTTAGATACCCAGGTTCCATTTTATGATTTCTATAGAGAAATCATTCTCGAATCGGTTGATCCAGAAGACCGTGATGCTGAATTGAGAGTCATACGTGAAGTCATTAACCAATTTAATGGCCGGGCTGATATTGATCAGCGAGGACTTGCCCTACTGCAACAATTTCACGCAATTCTTCGGGCGCAAATGTCAAATGCATTGCTGAGTCAGTTTGATCATCCTGCGCTTGAGGAAGCACCATTCAGAATAAATGAAGAGCCACTTCGCCAAATTCTTGAAGAGCGACCCGCTCATTTACAACCAGCCGGCTATGACTCTTGGAGATCATGGTTTCGAAGCGCTTTGTCGACGACGAAGCAACGGATGGAAGCGATGGATACAACTTGGGATGAGCCGTGGGGTGATTCTAATAGAACAGGTGTCACACATCTGTTGACCGATGGCATTCCCTGGTTAGGTAAGCAATTCAATATGCCAGATGAACCACTGCCAGGTCATATGCGGGCCGTGCGTGTTGGGCAATATGGATTTGGAGCATCGGCGCGAATGTCCGTGAGTCCGGGCCATCACGAGGAAGGCATTTTTCAAATGCCAGCCGGGCAATCAGGAGATCCTCGGTCAGCCAACTATGGCAGTATGCAAGAGGCTTGGCTCAATGGTGATCCCATGCCATTTCTACCCGGATCGCCCGTTTCAGAGCTGGTCCTGGTTCCGCAGCAGCCAGACGGAAACCAGTAA
- the recJ gene encoding single-stranded-DNA-specific exonuclease RecJ, giving the protein MDGLSRRWMLREAAPRTGAGGHLEGSSLPPLIQRILVARGFNSTPEVEKFCDPSLADLLSPDQLPGISAASERLLVALRAGQSIVIYGDYDVDGITATSILYHMLKAINPDADIRTFVPHRIDDGYGLNASALEQMAREGCDLVVSVDCGITACEPVAAARKAGLSVIITDHHTLNSDGSLPTADVLVHPGLPGSGYQFRDLSGAGVAYKLAWQLAVDWCGSQRVSEKLREVLLDLLPLVALGTIADVVPLLGENRILARWGLRRMLCTNLSGLQSLIEVSGVAKGSIDAETVGFRLAPRLNACGRMGHARQAIELLTTATRDEGHAIATELTQLNTKRQALEAIILEQACELAESKGMTSPDCRVIVLAHEKWHPGVVGIVCSRLAEKYGRPAILLQQEGGFCKGSARSIPGYSIHAALVSQEALLESYGGHAAAAGLTVKTEQLDALVSGLKKHANQNISEATLMPELNIDCEAELHEFNDTSIKALTRLAPFGQGNARPVVCVRDVILTRDPQSFGKEGNHLALFVKQESPRGPIQQRMVWWRSSQYAHQLTRGMQLDIAASPKKSSYTHKIESEIRDVKIKTASPMNVTKGASC; this is encoded by the coding sequence ATGGACGGATTGAGCCGAAGATGGATGTTACGAGAAGCTGCCCCCAGGACTGGGGCTGGGGGCCACCTTGAGGGTAGCTCTCTGCCGCCACTGATTCAGCGGATTCTGGTGGCCAGAGGCTTCAATTCCACCCCCGAGGTCGAGAAGTTCTGCGATCCATCGCTGGCAGATCTCCTGTCCCCGGACCAGCTGCCAGGGATTAGTGCTGCATCCGAGCGTCTTTTGGTGGCTCTGAGGGCAGGGCAGTCAATCGTCATCTATGGCGACTACGACGTTGACGGCATTACGGCTACCTCGATCCTCTATCACATGCTCAAGGCGATCAATCCTGATGCAGATATTCGGACGTTCGTTCCGCATCGGATTGATGATGGCTATGGCCTGAATGCCTCTGCTCTGGAGCAGATGGCAAGAGAAGGTTGTGATCTTGTCGTATCAGTTGATTGCGGAATCACTGCTTGTGAGCCAGTTGCTGCAGCGAGGAAAGCGGGACTTTCCGTCATTATTACAGATCACCACACCCTCAATTCAGATGGATCACTTCCGACGGCAGATGTATTGGTGCATCCTGGTCTTCCAGGCAGTGGCTATCAGTTCCGAGATCTGAGTGGGGCAGGCGTGGCCTACAAACTTGCCTGGCAATTGGCAGTCGATTGGTGCGGCTCCCAGCGCGTGAGTGAAAAATTGCGAGAGGTCTTGTTAGATCTACTGCCTTTAGTTGCTCTGGGCACAATTGCAGACGTCGTTCCACTGCTCGGAGAAAATCGAATTTTGGCACGTTGGGGCCTGCGGCGCATGCTCTGCACCAATCTCTCAGGTCTTCAATCTTTGATTGAAGTATCAGGTGTTGCAAAGGGAAGTATTGATGCTGAGACAGTCGGGTTTCGACTAGCGCCCCGTCTCAACGCATGCGGACGTATGGGGCATGCAAGGCAAGCGATCGAATTGTTGACCACTGCAACGCGTGATGAAGGTCATGCTATTGCCACAGAGTTGACTCAACTTAATACCAAACGCCAGGCACTTGAAGCAATCATTTTAGAACAGGCTTGTGAATTGGCAGAGTCTAAGGGCATGACCTCGCCAGATTGCCGGGTCATTGTATTGGCTCATGAAAAATGGCACCCTGGTGTTGTGGGCATTGTGTGCTCAAGACTGGCGGAAAAGTATGGCCGTCCTGCCATTCTTCTTCAGCAAGAGGGTGGCTTTTGTAAAGGCTCTGCGAGAAGTATTCCAGGATACTCAATTCACGCGGCGCTCGTGAGTCAGGAAGCTCTACTAGAATCCTATGGAGGTCATGCAGCAGCAGCTGGCCTTACGGTTAAAACCGAACAACTCGATGCCTTAGTCAGCGGACTAAAAAAACACGCAAACCAAAATATATCAGAAGCAACTTTGATGCCCGAACTCAATATTGATTGTGAAGCAGAGTTGCATGAATTCAATGACACAAGCATTAAAGCACTCACAAGACTAGCGCCATTTGGACAAGGTAATGCTCGGCCAGTTGTCTGTGTTCGTGATGTTATCTTGACTCGTGATCCGCAGTCATTTGGTAAGGAAGGCAATCACCTCGCTTTGTTTGTGAAACAAGAGAGCCCTCGCGGCCCAATTCAACAGCGCATGGTGTGGTGGCGATCAAGTCAGTATGCTCACCAACTGACGCGTGGTATGCAGCTTGATATTGCTGCGTCACCAAAGAAAAGTAGCTATACACATAAAATCGAATCTGAAATTCGTGATGTCAAGATTAAGACAGCATCACCAATGAATGTAACAAAAGGTGCTTCATGTTAG